A region from the Gemmatimonadota bacterium genome encodes:
- a CDS encoding ATP-binding protein, with the protein MLGAAGIGLGTGELAAGALAGALAAAVGAVWYRAAHHRTTRRLARRANRPTTVEDRDRQLARAAMTERRLVDVAANLRAAQSQLEADMAARQAMADQLAVALVRAGEANRAKSAFLASMSHELRTPLNAIIGFSDLMLRGAQELATSQRTYLERINRGGRHLLALINDILDLSRIEAGKVVVEVCDTDLLPVIQEVIELHATHVAPGVTLEADAPTGPLIVSTDAMRLRQVLVNLVSNALKFTKQGRVLVRVALNEHGAPSRIDVTDSGVGIAADRLEAIFEPFEQADNTTARTHGGTGLGLAICRQLCALLDTHLTVTSTVGVGTTFSLHLPVAGNLLRTRDLVAAQATAHATPHHPPTEVLVP; encoded by the coding sequence GTGCTCGGCGCTGCAGGAATTGGCCTGGGGACCGGTGAGTTGGCAGCGGGTGCCTTGGCGGGGGCCCTGGCCGCCGCGGTCGGGGCGGTCTGGTATCGGGCGGCGCACCATCGCACCACGCGGCGTCTGGCCCGACGGGCCAACCGGCCGACCACCGTCGAAGACAGGGATCGCCAGCTGGCGCGGGCCGCCATGACCGAGCGGCGTCTGGTGGACGTGGCCGCGAACCTGCGCGCCGCCCAGTCCCAGCTGGAGGCCGACATGGCGGCACGGCAAGCCATGGCTGACCAACTCGCCGTCGCCCTTGTCCGGGCGGGAGAAGCGAACCGCGCCAAGAGTGCCTTTCTCGCCAGCATGAGTCACGAGCTGCGCACCCCGCTCAATGCGATCATCGGCTTCTCGGACCTCATGCTGCGCGGCGCCCAGGAGCTCGCGACCAGCCAACGGACCTACCTCGAACGGATCAACCGGGGCGGGCGCCACCTCCTGGCGCTCATCAACGACATTCTCGACCTGTCGCGCATCGAAGCGGGCAAGGTGGTGGTGGAGGTGTGCGACACCGACCTGCTGCCTGTGATCCAGGAAGTCATTGAGCTGCACGCCACCCATGTCGCGCCCGGGGTGACCCTGGAGGCGGACGCCCCCACAGGTCCGCTCATCGTATCAACCGACGCCATGCGCCTGCGACAGGTCCTGGTCAACCTCGTCTCCAATGCCCTCAAGTTCACGAAGCAGGGCCGCGTCCTGGTGCGCGTCGCGCTAAATGAGCACGGGGCTCCGTCCCGGATCGACGTGACCGATTCCGGAGTTGGGATCGCCGCTGATCGGCTCGAGGCCATCTTCGAGCCCTTTGAGCAGGCCGACAACACGACAGCACGTACGCACGGTGGCACGGGCCTGGGGCTCGCCATTTGTCGGCAATTGTGTGCCTTGCTCGATACCCACCTTACGGTGACGAGTACGGTTGGTGTGGGGACGACCTTCAGCCTCCACCTGCCCGTCGCCGGCAACCTGCTGCGCACACGAGACCTGGTGGCCGCCCAGGCCACAGCGCACGCCACACCCCACCACCCTCCCACAGAGGTCCTCGTCCCATGA
- a CDS encoding mannose-1-phosphate guanylyltransferase, which translates to MLTPPVGGVGVLTGVRAAGPDLLEANAAMWAVVLAGGIGSRFWPLSGPRRPKQLLRLVGDAPMIAECIERLAPLIPPERVLVVTSADIEAPIRSAIPGVPPMNVLVEPRPLGTAAAIALAADAVMRRAGPDTVVCSMPADIAAAFPEGFRDTIRVTGALVAREDAIGAIGARPVRSDVGFGYLVPGEPLSSEQPVAAGGPGWVRRFVEKPTSETAQELIDDGAWWHTGVALWRPRVMLDALQARTPEVADALGFLSAQVMDRFFGEVRSVSLERGLFERRVPLLLVPSDFGWDDVGTWASLRRSRELDDQGNGAHGDVHFVDASGNIVHAEHGDVVVYGLDNLLVVTVDGITLVTSVDRATDLRPLLERLPADVRMMRDADA; encoded by the coding sequence GTGCTGACCCCTCCCGTGGGGGGCGTCGGCGTACTGACAGGTGTCCGTGCGGCAGGTCCGGATCTGCTGGAGGCGAATGCGGCGATGTGGGCCGTCGTGCTGGCCGGCGGGATTGGGTCCAGGTTCTGGCCCCTCTCCGGGCCGCGGCGGCCCAAGCAACTCCTGCGCCTGGTTGGCGATGCGCCGATGATCGCGGAGTGCATCGAGCGCCTGGCGCCGCTGATTCCCCCGGAACGCGTTCTCGTCGTCACGAGCGCGGACATCGAGGCCCCGATCCGGAGCGCGATTCCTGGCGTTCCCCCGATGAACGTTCTCGTGGAACCGCGTCCCTTGGGAACGGCCGCCGCGATCGCACTGGCTGCGGATGCCGTGATGCGGCGGGCCGGGCCCGATACGGTGGTCTGCTCGATGCCGGCGGATATCGCCGCGGCGTTTCCGGAAGGGTTCCGGGACACGATTCGCGTCACCGGGGCCCTGGTCGCCCGGGAGGATGCGATCGGCGCGATTGGCGCGCGGCCGGTGCGGTCAGATGTCGGGTTCGGTTACCTGGTGCCTGGTGAGCCACTTTCAAGCGAGCAGCCGGTGGCCGCCGGCGGACCGGGTTGGGTCAGGCGCTTCGTCGAGAAGCCGACGAGTGAAACGGCCCAAGAGTTGATCGACGACGGTGCCTGGTGGCACACCGGGGTGGCTCTGTGGCGTCCACGCGTGATGCTGGACGCGCTACAGGCCCGCACGCCAGAGGTGGCCGACGCGCTCGGATTCCTGTCCGCGCAGGTCATGGATCGTTTTTTTGGGGAAGTGCGTTCCGTCTCCCTCGAGCGGGGGCTCTTCGAACGGCGGGTCCCGCTGTTGCTCGTCCCGAGCGACTTTGGCTGGGATGACGTCGGCACCTGGGCGTCGCTCCGTCGCTCCCGTGAGCTGGACGACCAGGGCAACGGGGCGCACGGCGACGTGCATTTTGTGGACGCGTCGGGCAACATCGTCCATGCCGAGCATGGCGACGTGGTGGTCTACGGCCTGGACAACCTGCTCGTGGTGACGGTCGACGGGATCACCCTGGTGACGAGTGTCGACCGGGCGACCGACCTCCGCCCGCTCCTGGAGCGCCTCCCGGCCGACGTCCGGATGATGCGCGACGCGGACGCCTAA
- a CDS encoding HlyD family efflux transporter periplasmic adaptor subunit: MSGAELVVPRLPSAQLHLAHERHWRIGRILLVMLAVAVGIAFLPWQQNVQGRGAVTSLRPEDRPQVVPALIAGRIESWHVAEGERVSKGQLLLTLSEVKETFLDPLVVERTAAQVEGKATAVEAKREKVAALTQQIEALSRARELNIGQARNKIAEVEASIVAAELDSVIAGRQLERNRVLFDGGLKSRTDLEAYQVKAQVATARLVERRQSLTNARLEVAAVDADYADKYAKAMSERSATNAEVGEGEADVAKLRSSHASLALRREMYRIVAPQDGYVVRAVRSGVGETVKEGDPVVTVMPAEPLVAVELYVRPMDVPLLAPGRKVRLQFDGWPALQFSGWPSVAVGTFGGEIRVVDYINAADGSYRVLVVPDPRDEPWPTELRVGSGVLGWTMLDEVRVGYEVWRRLNGFPPAVNLPPTPPTKRLP, encoded by the coding sequence ATGAGTGGCGCCGAGCTGGTGGTTCCCAGGCTTCCGTCCGCACAACTCCACCTTGCGCACGAGCGGCACTGGCGCATTGGCCGTATCCTGCTCGTGATGCTCGCGGTGGCCGTGGGCATCGCCTTTCTCCCGTGGCAGCAGAATGTGCAGGGCCGTGGTGCGGTGACCTCACTGCGACCCGAGGATCGCCCGCAAGTTGTGCCAGCGCTCATCGCGGGCCGGATTGAGTCGTGGCATGTCGCCGAGGGGGAACGGGTGTCGAAGGGACAACTACTGCTCACGTTGTCCGAAGTGAAGGAGACCTTCCTCGACCCGCTGGTGGTGGAGCGCACCGCGGCACAGGTCGAGGGCAAGGCCACCGCGGTCGAGGCGAAACGCGAGAAGGTGGCGGCGCTGACGCAGCAAATCGAGGCGCTGTCCCGCGCGCGCGAGCTTAATATTGGGCAGGCGCGCAACAAGATTGCCGAGGTCGAGGCATCCATCGTGGCTGCCGAGCTGGACTCGGTGATCGCTGGACGACAGCTCGAGCGAAATCGCGTCCTCTTCGACGGCGGACTCAAGTCTCGCACCGACCTGGAGGCATACCAGGTCAAGGCGCAGGTCGCGACCGCCCGGTTGGTGGAGCGGAGACAGTCGCTGACCAACGCGCGTCTGGAGGTGGCGGCGGTCGATGCGGACTACGCGGACAAGTATGCCAAGGCCATGTCGGAGCGCAGCGCGACCAACGCCGAGGTCGGGGAGGGGGAGGCGGATGTCGCCAAGCTCCGCAGCTCGCACGCCTCGCTCGCGCTGCGCCGCGAGATGTATCGCATCGTGGCCCCGCAAGACGGCTACGTGGTGCGCGCGGTGCGATCGGGGGTCGGCGAGACCGTCAAGGAGGGAGATCCCGTGGTCACGGTGATGCCGGCGGAGCCGCTGGTCGCGGTGGAGCTGTACGTTCGTCCCATGGATGTGCCCCTGCTGGCGCCCGGACGCAAGGTGCGCCTGCAGTTCGACGGGTGGCCCGCCCTGCAATTCTCTGGTTGGCCCAGCGTCGCGGTGGGGACGTTCGGGGGCGAAATCCGCGTGGTCGACTACATCAACGCCGCGGACGGTTCATACCGGGTGCTGGTGGTGCCGGATCCCCGCGACGAGCCTTGGCCCACGGAGCTCCGGGTCGGATCGGGCGTCCTGGGGTGGACCATGCTCGACGAGGTCCGCGTTGGGTACGAGGTCTGGCGACGGCTGAATGGCTTTCCGCCAGCGGTGAACCTGCCGCCCACGCCGCCAACGAAGCGCCTCCCATGA
- a CDS encoding ubiquinone/menaquinone biosynthesis methyltransferase encodes MPTPHVPSARALDELDVAAIVRDPERKQAFVTPMFEHIAPRYDAFTRWFSFGMDAAWKRELLALVQGQPSRVADLACGTGDLAFAVAAAHPSAEVLGIDAATGMIEQARARGGQRAGLRFDVGDLTHLAVPDASLDALTAGYAFRNVPDLTAALREAHRVLRAGGWLYTLDFYRPAARPWRRAFLTYLHLAGSAFGWWWHRAPVIYSYIATSIDAWVTVAEWESALDAAGFAVASRRTYLLGGVALHAAQRR; translated from the coding sequence ATGCCCACGCCCCACGTCCCGTCCGCACGAGCGCTCGACGAGCTCGACGTCGCCGCCATCGTGCGGGACCCCGAACGCAAGCAAGCGTTTGTGACCCCGATGTTCGAGCACATCGCGCCGCGGTACGACGCCTTTACCAGGTGGTTCTCGTTTGGGATGGACGCGGCATGGAAGCGTGAGCTGCTGGCGCTGGTGCAGGGACAGCCTTCGCGGGTGGCCGACCTCGCGTGCGGCACTGGCGACCTGGCCTTCGCGGTCGCCGCGGCGCACCCGTCGGCAGAGGTCCTCGGCATCGATGCCGCCACGGGAATGATCGAGCAGGCGCGGGCCCGTGGCGGCCAACGCGCCGGGCTGAGGTTCGACGTGGGCGACCTGACGCACCTGGCGGTGCCCGACGCGTCCCTCGACGCCCTCACCGCCGGCTATGCCTTCCGCAACGTGCCCGACCTGACGGCGGCCCTGCGCGAGGCACACCGTGTCCTGCGCGCCGGCGGCTGGCTGTACACGCTCGACTTCTATCGCCCCGCCGCGCGACCGTGGCGGCGCGCGTTCCTCACCTACCTGCATCTTGCCGGTAGCGCGTTCGGCTGGTGGTGGCACCGGGCGCCGGTGATCTACTCCTACATCGCGACGTCGATCGACGCCTGGGTCACCGTCGCCGAGTGGGAGTCCGCCCTCGACGCCGCCGGGTTCGCCGTCGCGAGTCGACGGACGTACCTGCTGGGGGGCGTCGCCCTCCATGCTGCGCAGCGCCGTTAG
- a CDS encoding Hpt domain-containing protein has translation MTPTTIPAEMHEAITMIERLGGRALVDKIVTMFESSARDRFAKLDVLISAGDSHQVSRIGHAMKGSAAQVGATGFRDLAAALEKDAATLDAEGLAALVTRLRDAFSISLDQLAACRSAGAQE, from the coding sequence ATGACCCCCACCACGATTCCAGCGGAGATGCACGAGGCGATCACCATGATCGAGCGGTTGGGCGGACGGGCCCTCGTCGATAAGATCGTCACCATGTTCGAGTCCTCGGCGCGCGACCGATTCGCCAAGCTGGACGTGCTCATATCGGCCGGGGATAGCCACCAGGTCTCGCGGATCGGTCACGCGATGAAGGGGAGTGCCGCGCAAGTTGGCGCGACGGGATTCCGGGACCTCGCGGCGGCGCTCGAGAAGGACGCCGCGACCCTCGACGCGGAGGGGCTGGCAGCACTGGTGACGCGGTTGCGGGACGCCTTTTCCATCTCGCTCGACCAGCTGGCTGCCTGTCGTTCAGCGGGGGCGCAGGAATGA
- a CDS encoding ABC transporter ATP-binding protein, producing MTPALASPFAPTVPDDASGARHLSPLTRLWRLLRQERSLVVAVYGYAALAGLFGLTLPLGVQAIIGLVSGGLLLQPVVLLVAFVILGTVANGALQLQQLAVVELVQQRVFARFAFDLTDRLRRVRLDRVGDVDLAESMNRFFEIKTVQKSLAKLLTDWVAAGLQVLLGLLLLTFYHPYFSLFGAVLLGGLALVFRLTAPRGWQTSLGESHYKYRVAHWLEELARTSRTFRFAGPTDLPERRMEDEVSAYLGYRAAHFRVLVRQSVAFVGAKTLITAGLLIMGSLLVVNRQITLGQFVASEIVIVTVLLAVEKLILGLSDVYDILTALEKAGHAASLPVEGRDGVVPGSSSTGMGAALSLHGARFQHEGASRPSLFETSFTVSAGERVGVTGPRGSGVSTLLGVVAGILPSYAGVVTLNGVSWHDLDAVSARAMIGWVGADPDLFDGTLFDNLALGRPGVTAEDVIALLDRVGLGHWVAALPDGLQTPVRAGGRALSRGVVVRLQVVRALVARPGLVVVDGALDQLDPADRAALFPVLFPARSEWTCLVGTAQRDVLASMDRIVRLEAGQPTVGGTAREMLAMDSWCLALAVSA from the coding sequence GTGACTCCGGCACTCGCCTCACCCTTTGCCCCAACGGTCCCCGACGATGCGTCGGGGGCCCGCCACCTCTCGCCGCTCACGCGACTCTGGCGCCTGCTTCGCCAGGAGCGCTCCCTCGTCGTCGCCGTCTACGGCTATGCGGCGCTCGCCGGATTGTTTGGCCTCACCCTTCCCCTGGGGGTCCAGGCCATCATCGGCCTGGTGTCAGGCGGCCTGCTTCTCCAGCCGGTCGTGCTGTTGGTGGCCTTTGTCATCCTCGGGACCGTGGCCAACGGCGCCCTGCAGCTGCAGCAACTGGCCGTCGTCGAGCTGGTCCAACAACGGGTCTTCGCGCGATTCGCCTTTGACTTGACGGACCGGCTCCGGCGGGTGCGTCTCGATCGCGTGGGGGACGTCGACCTCGCGGAGTCGATGAATCGCTTCTTCGAGATCAAGACCGTCCAGAAGAGCCTGGCCAAGCTGTTGACCGACTGGGTGGCGGCCGGGCTCCAGGTCCTGCTCGGATTGCTCCTGCTCACCTTCTATCACCCATACTTTTCGCTGTTTGGGGCCGTGCTCCTCGGCGGGTTGGCACTCGTCTTTCGCCTCACCGCCCCACGGGGATGGCAGACCAGCCTCGGGGAGTCCCACTACAAGTACCGCGTGGCCCATTGGCTGGAGGAACTCGCGCGGACCTCGCGCACCTTTCGCTTTGCCGGCCCGACCGACCTGCCCGAGCGGCGCATGGAGGATGAGGTCAGTGCATACCTCGGATACCGGGCCGCGCACTTCCGCGTACTCGTCCGGCAGTCGGTGGCCTTTGTCGGCGCCAAGACGCTGATCACCGCCGGTCTCCTGATCATGGGGAGCCTCCTCGTGGTGAATCGCCAAATCACCCTCGGGCAGTTTGTGGCCTCCGAGATCGTGATCGTGACCGTCCTGCTCGCCGTGGAAAAGCTCATCCTTGGCTTGTCGGATGTGTACGACATCCTCACGGCGCTGGAAAAGGCTGGGCACGCGGCCAGTCTCCCGGTGGAAGGCAGGGACGGCGTGGTGCCGGGGTCCTCTTCGACCGGGATGGGCGCAGCGTTAAGCTTGCACGGCGCACGATTCCAGCACGAAGGGGCGTCCCGTCCGTCGTTGTTCGAGACCTCGTTCACGGTGAGTGCCGGCGAACGCGTCGGCGTGACGGGGCCGCGTGGCAGCGGCGTGTCGACCCTGCTCGGTGTGGTCGCCGGGATCCTGCCATCGTATGCCGGGGTCGTGACGCTCAATGGTGTTTCCTGGCATGACCTGGACGCAGTCTCCGCACGCGCAATGATTGGGTGGGTGGGAGCGGACCCGGACCTGTTTGACGGGACGTTGTTCGACAACCTGGCACTCGGACGTCCGGGGGTCACGGCCGAGGATGTCATCGCGCTATTGGACCGGGTGGGGTTGGGGCATTGGGTGGCCGCGTTACCCGATGGGCTTCAGACGCCGGTTCGGGCGGGCGGGAGGGCGCTGTCTCGCGGGGTCGTGGTGCGACTGCAGGTGGTCCGTGCCCTGGTGGCGCGGCCCGGCTTGGTTGTGGTGGACGGCGCCCTCGACCAGCTCGACCCAGCGGACCGCGCGGCGCTGTTCCCCGTTCTTTTCCCCGCGCGGAGCGAGTGGACCTGCCTGGTCGGCACGGCTCAGCGAGACGTCCTCGCCTCCATGGATCGGATCGTCAGGCTCGAGGCCGGGCAGCCGACGGTCGGCGGGACCGCGCGCGAGATGCTGGCTATGGATTCCTGGTGTTTGGCACTGGCGGTGTCCGCATGA
- a CDS encoding response regulator: MRRIAVVEDNPDNRLLAVALLEGRYHCDEYETGFAALDGMVASLPDLVLLDISLPGIDGVETLKRLRADARLARLPVIAVTAHAMAGDRERFLAEGFDDYLTKPILDEQALLGAIARGLTKASSPTG, translated from the coding sequence ATGAGGCGTATCGCGGTGGTCGAGGACAATCCGGACAACCGGCTGCTGGCGGTGGCGCTCCTGGAGGGCCGCTACCACTGCGACGAATATGAAACGGGCTTCGCGGCACTGGACGGGATGGTCGCGTCCCTCCCGGACCTCGTCCTGCTGGACATTTCCCTCCCGGGTATCGATGGTGTCGAGACCCTCAAGCGGCTCCGCGCGGACGCGCGTCTGGCTCGCCTCCCAGTGATCGCGGTGACGGCGCACGCCATGGCCGGCGACCGCGAGCGGTTCTTGGCCGAGGGCTTTGACGACTACCTGACGAAGCCGATCCTCGACGAGCAGGCGCTCCTGGGCGCGATCGCTCGCGGCCTGACGAAGGCGAGCAGCCCGACCGGCTAA
- a CDS encoding response regulator transcription factor produces the protein MKSDLIRVVLADDHTVVRAGLKAVLGTARDIDVVGEARDGKEAIALVDRFHPDVVVMDLSMTGMDGATATKEIVAKGEDTRVLILTMHPEEEFLVPLLEAGAAGYLVKSAADRELVDAVRAVANGDLFVRPSAARVLAKGLTRKDPQDADKDRYARLTERERDVLRLTAQGYSAPEIGERLFISPKTVDTYKQRINEKLGLSHRAHYVQFALRLGLLQEA, from the coding sequence ATGAAGTCAGACCTGATTCGCGTCGTCCTGGCCGACGATCACACCGTCGTCCGCGCCGGCCTCAAGGCGGTGCTGGGTACGGCCCGAGACATTGATGTCGTTGGCGAGGCGCGGGACGGCAAGGAGGCGATTGCCCTGGTCGACCGCTTCCACCCCGATGTGGTGGTCATGGATCTGTCGATGACCGGGATGGACGGCGCGACGGCGACCAAGGAGATCGTCGCGAAGGGGGAGGACACACGGGTGCTCATCCTGACCATGCATCCCGAAGAGGAGTTCCTCGTCCCGCTGCTCGAGGCCGGGGCCGCCGGGTACCTGGTCAAGAGCGCCGCCGACCGAGAGCTGGTGGATGCTGTGCGGGCCGTCGCCAACGGCGACCTGTTCGTGCGGCCGTCTGCGGCTCGGGTGCTGGCCAAGGGGCTCACGCGCAAGGACCCGCAAGACGCCGACAAGGACCGGTATGCACGCCTGACCGAACGCGAGCGGGATGTGCTCCGCCTGACGGCCCAGGGCTACTCGGCCCCGGAGATTGGTGAGCGCTTGTTCATCAGTCCGAAGACCGTCGACACGTACAAGCAGCGCATCAACGAAAAGCTCGGGCTGTCGCATCGGGCGCACTACGTGCAGTTTGCCCTTCGCTTGGGGCTCTTGCAGGAGGCGTAG
- a CDS encoding PAS domain S-box protein, protein MLLLLVVTVVQLELEQGWSLQRGSIVLFVVAVLMGIGGTGFAFNSLQRLRRTTRDLQRSERTFQGILMIAADAIISVDEDQRIVHYNHGAEAMFGYSADAMVGQPLERLLPERFRGSHRRHVHAFGAGADVARRMGERRQIFGLRQDGSEFPAEASISKLEVDGVRLFNVVLRDITVRLRAEESARFLARASNDLNATLDYEESLVAACHAAVPYLCDCAVIDILESGGEVRRLTSVHDDPMKTRALRVLAGRQPTVSDWPFPVASVLGGAAGGARRGIPTAASDVSTPIRAAVESLGVVANITMPLRARGRVFGAMSLVSTDPRRACGDDEVALAHSLADQVSGAIDNAALYRDERRASQMRDELLGIVSHDLRNPLSAISMCARVLAEHEPATTAGRSEVAGAILDSVAAMQRLIQDLLDTATIESGHLRITAEMASIDSVLRGVRTMMSESAAEQGIVLTFDTAPDLPTVELDALRMEQVLANLVGNAIKFTERDGRVTVRSARAPGGLSIEVEDTGMGIPSESLPHIFDRFWHARRASRTAGTGLGLAIARGIVLAHGGTLAVRSEVGVGSTFSIFLPAATEPVPVSA, encoded by the coding sequence GTGCTTCTCCTGCTGGTGGTCACGGTGGTCCAGCTGGAGTTGGAGCAGGGGTGGAGCCTTCAGCGGGGTTCCATCGTGCTGTTCGTCGTCGCGGTCCTCATGGGGATCGGCGGGACCGGGTTCGCGTTCAACTCGCTCCAGCGTCTCCGTCGCACGACGCGCGACCTGCAACGGTCCGAACGAACGTTCCAGGGGATCCTGATGATCGCCGCCGATGCGATCATCTCGGTGGACGAGGATCAGCGCATTGTGCACTACAACCACGGTGCCGAAGCCATGTTCGGGTATTCCGCCGACGCGATGGTCGGCCAGCCTCTGGAGCGGCTGCTGCCCGAGCGGTTTCGCGGCTCACATCGGCGCCACGTCCACGCTTTTGGGGCGGGGGCCGACGTGGCGCGTCGCATGGGCGAACGGCGACAGATCTTCGGGCTGCGGCAGGATGGCAGTGAATTCCCCGCAGAGGCGAGCATCTCCAAGCTGGAAGTGGACGGCGTGCGCCTGTTCAATGTCGTGCTGCGGGACATCACGGTTCGGCTGCGCGCCGAGGAGTCCGCGCGATTCCTCGCGCGTGCAAGCAACGACTTGAACGCCACTCTGGACTACGAAGAGTCGCTGGTGGCCGCGTGTCATGCGGCAGTGCCGTATCTCTGCGACTGCGCCGTGATCGACATCCTGGAGAGTGGTGGCGAGGTGCGCCGGCTGACCAGCGTGCACGATGATCCGATGAAGACGCGCGCCCTGCGTGTCCTGGCCGGCCGTCAGCCCACGGTCTCGGATTGGCCATTCCCGGTCGCGAGTGTTCTCGGGGGGGCAGCCGGCGGAGCCCGGCGCGGGATCCCGACGGCAGCTTCGGACGTGAGCACGCCGATTCGGGCTGCAGTGGAGTCGCTGGGGGTCGTGGCGAACATCACGATGCCGCTCCGCGCGCGGGGGCGCGTGTTTGGGGCGATGTCCCTGGTGTCGACGGACCCCAGGCGTGCGTGTGGCGATGACGAAGTGGCGCTCGCACACAGCCTGGCGGATCAGGTGTCGGGCGCGATCGACAATGCCGCATTGTATCGGGATGAGCGGCGCGCATCGCAAATGCGTGACGAGTTGCTGGGGATCGTTTCCCACGACCTGCGCAACCCGCTGTCGGCGATCAGCATGTGCGCGCGGGTGCTCGCGGAACATGAGCCAGCCACGACGGCCGGACGGTCCGAGGTGGCCGGTGCCATCCTGGACTCCGTCGCGGCCATGCAACGACTGATCCAGGACCTCCTCGACACCGCGACGATCGAGTCCGGCCACCTGCGGATCACCGCCGAGATGGCCTCGATCGATTCGGTCCTCCGCGGCGTGCGCACGATGATGTCCGAGTCGGCCGCGGAACAGGGGATCGTGCTCACGTTTGACACGGCGCCCGACCTTCCAACTGTTGAGCTGGACGCGTTGCGGATGGAGCAGGTTCTGGCGAACCTGGTGGGCAACGCCATCAAGTTCACTGAGCGCGACGGGCGGGTCACGGTGCGGAGCGCCCGTGCCCCGGGCGGGCTAAGCATTGAGGTGGAGGACACGGGGATGGGCATTCCCTCGGAGTCCCTGCCACACATCTTTGATCGTTTCTGGCATGCGCGGCGGGCGTCGCGAACGGCAGGAACGGGGCTCGGGCTGGCGATCGCCCGTGGCATCGTCCTGGCGCACGGCGGGACGCTCGCCGTGCGCAGCGAGGTCGGCGTAGGGAGCACCTTCTCGATCTTCCTCCCAGCGGCGACCGAACCCGTTCCGGTGAGTGCGTAG
- a CDS encoding TolC family protein — MMTAFAVLMQVVVADTAVLSFAEFQRRVATAHPIVRQARLLDTLAMGRERAARGAFDPRVSAQWDRKALAGKAYFDYLDVQLSIPTQVGVDVKVGFERARGPFAAPDRGTPGGGLLTAGVSLPIGQRLVTDERRVALAQARAIRDVAAGERDALVNKLFSTAADAYAAWYEGHQRVLLAEEGVRLAAIRQVALRARVEQGDAAAIDTIEAGLEVSRRQLARREAMLSLQNAGVFVESLLWDDRAQPMQLADNLRPGGAELASVLAGRVDAPEVLAAAREHPELRKALAKVREQDAVRRLALQRAVTPDVSATLTSLAEPGDALGSVTADAKAGVGANVPLLWRKERGTLQASTARLDQLASERAVVARGVTIAIQVALNEWRALEELLSMQREVVEQARRLREGEDRKFAAGESTVFLVTARERLVLDEEVKRIALEAKRFTALGKLTVALGRPAS; from the coding sequence ATGATGACCGCGTTCGCTGTCCTGATGCAGGTCGTCGTTGCCGACACGGCGGTGCTGTCCTTCGCCGAGTTCCAGCGACGCGTGGCGACAGCGCATCCCATCGTCCGGCAGGCGCGCTTGCTCGACACCCTGGCCATGGGCCGGGAGCGGGCAGCGCGCGGGGCCTTCGACCCGCGCGTTAGTGCCCAGTGGGACCGCAAGGCACTCGCCGGCAAGGCGTACTTTGACTACCTGGATGTGCAGTTGAGTATTCCCACCCAGGTCGGGGTCGACGTCAAGGTGGGCTTTGAGCGGGCCCGCGGCCCGTTCGCCGCACCGGATCGAGGAACCCCAGGCGGGGGGTTACTGACGGCCGGTGTCTCATTGCCGATCGGACAGCGACTCGTGACCGATGAACGTCGCGTGGCGCTTGCGCAGGCCCGGGCGATCCGCGACGTGGCGGCGGGTGAGCGTGATGCGTTGGTGAACAAGCTCTTCTCGACGGCGGCGGACGCGTATGCCGCCTGGTACGAGGGGCACCAGCGCGTGCTGCTGGCAGAGGAGGGAGTGCGACTCGCGGCGATACGGCAGGTGGCACTGCGGGCTCGCGTGGAGCAGGGCGATGCCGCGGCGATTGATACCATTGAGGCCGGGCTGGAGGTAAGTCGACGCCAATTGGCCCGACGTGAAGCGATGCTGTCGCTCCAGAACGCAGGCGTGTTTGTCGAGAGCCTGTTGTGGGATGACCGCGCACAGCCCATGCAACTGGCGGACAACCTGCGACCGGGTGGCGCCGAACTCGCGTCGGTGTTGGCCGGCCGGGTGGATGCTCCGGAGGTGCTCGCGGCAGCGCGTGAGCACCCGGAACTTCGCAAGGCGCTGGCTAAGGTCCGGGAACAGGACGCCGTGCGCCGATTGGCGCTCCAGCGCGCCGTCACCCCGGATGTCAGCGCTACCCTTACCTCGCTTGCGGAGCCCGGGGATGCGCTCGGGTCCGTGACCGCGGACGCGAAGGCTGGAGTGGGGGCCAATGTTCCGCTCCTCTGGCGTAAGGAACGCGGAACCTTGCAGGCGTCCACCGCACGGCTCGACCAGCTCGCGTCTGAGCGCGCCGTCGTCGCGCGCGGCGTCACCATCGCGATCCAGGTTGCGCTCAACGAGTGGAGGGCCCTGGAGGAGCTGCTGTCGATGCAACGCGAGGTGGTGGAGCAGGCGCGGCGATTGCGCGAGGGGGAGGATCGGAAGTTCGCGGCAGGGGAGAGCACCGTGTTCCTGGTCACGGCACGGGAACGCTTGGTGTTGGATGAGGAGGTGAAGCGTATTGCCCTGGAGGCCAAACGATTTACGGCGCTGGGGAAGCTCACGGTCGCACTCGGTCGTCCGGCGAGCTGA